A genomic region of Vicia villosa cultivar HV-30 ecotype Madison, WI unplaced genomic scaffold, Vvil1.0 ctg.001245F_1_1, whole genome shotgun sequence contains the following coding sequences:
- the LOC131634160 gene encoding LEAF RUST 10 DISEASE-RESISTANCE LOCUS RECEPTOR-LIKE PROTEIN KINASE-like 1.1, with protein sequence MTSLFIFKSLIFFQFLLVSAQDHETCPTAFSCGYLGQITFPFTVPQRPHCGALAIHNCENATAPKTIQLGSPPSKQFFTVPYVEGDTITVRENEAQRKTLRSKNCQAIRNFPVPPTSPLASFYIKYNITMFKCNHSLSVIPPKSFQNYKNCSGYNIYYYYLQNSSGNFTVPSSLARCKVYQVAIRDSPSDDLFDFLSAEIQIKVQLSDDCNKCLRHQGGRCQLDIHKNFYCVKEDKRLAWKLGIGIGLLVVIITGLLITWSWKQRVPNFYNKYTESDSIYNGVPVFSFKDLEVATKKFDSSRELGEGGFGTVYYGKLKDGREVAVKRLYQHNFKRVEQFMNEIKILTRLHHKNLVTLYGCTSHHSHELLLVYEYISNGTVASHLRGESGFLPWHIRMKVALETATALAYLHASEIIHRDVKTNNILLDDTFCIKVADFGLSKLFPNDVTHVSTAPQGTPGYVDPEYHQCYRLTSKSDVYSFGVVLVELISSMPAVDMSRDKEEINLANLAIRKIQKSAISELVDPSLGFESDSDVKRKIVSIAELAFQCLQWDKELRPSMNEVLEALRRIDSGSATDEFRYLEEAIAHGAEISCINVHSLSPSSSNHNEVKLSKNKKLTPCPKGVTDKWNSDSTTPYVSAQSASQM encoded by the exons ATGACCTCCCTTTTCATTTTCAAATCATTAATATTCTTCCAGTTTCTACTTGTTTCAGCTCAAGATCATGAAACATGTCCAACTGCTTTTAGTTGTGGATATCTTGGCCAGATCACTTTTCCTTTCACAGTCCCACAACGCCCTCACTGTGGCGCTTTGGCCATACATAACTGTGAGAATGCAACTGCTCCCAAAACCATCCAACTAGGCAGTCCACCATCAAAACAGTTTTTTACTGTTCCATACGTGGAAGGTGATACCATCACAGTCAGGGAAAATGAAGCTCAACGGAAGACTTTGCGATCCAAAAATTGTCAAGCCATTCGCAATTTTCCTGTTCCTCCCACTTCTCCTTTAGCTTCTTTCTACATCAAATATAATATAACTATGTTCAAATGCAATCACTCCCTTAGTGTAATCCCTCCCAAATCATTTCAAAACTACAAAAACTGTTCCGGTTATAATATCTACTATTATTACCTTCAAAACTCTAGTGGTAATTTCACAGTGCCAAGTTCTTTGGCACGGTGTAAAGTGTATCAGGTTGCAATAAGAGACAGCCCTTCTGATGACCTCTTTGATTTTCTATCTGCTGAAATCCAAATTAAAGTACAATTATCTGATGATTGCAACAAGTGTCTTCGCCACCAAGGAGGCCGATGTCAACTTGACATTCACAAAAATTTCTACTGTGTCAAAG AGGATAAAAGATTGGCTTGGAAGTTAGGAATTG GCATTGGACTCCTTGTCGTTATTATAACTGGATTGCTGATTACATGGAGCTGGAAACAACGCGTTCCTAATTTCTACAACAAATACACAGAGAGTGACAGTATCTACAATGGGGTGCCAGTTTTTTCCTTTAAGGATCTTGAAGTAGCAACAAAAAAATTTGACAGTTCAAGAGAACTCGGAGAAGGAGGATTTGGGACTGTTTATTATG GAAAACTAAAAGATGGACGTGAAGTTGCTGTGAAGCGCCTATACCAGCACAACTTCAAACGAGTTGAACAGTTCATGAATGAAATCAAAATCCTCACTCGCTTGCACCACAAAAATCTAGTTACTCTTTATGGATGCACTTCACATCACAGTCATGAACTACTGCTTGTATACGAATACATTTCAAATGGAACTGTCGCCAGTCATCTGCGTGGTGAATCTGGTTTTTTGCCGTGGCATATCCGAATGAAAGTTGCCTTAGAGACTGCTACTGCTTTGGCATATCTCCATGCTTCTGAAATCATTCACCGTGATGTGAAAACAAACAACATTCTCCTTGACGATACCTTTTGCATTAAAGTTGCAGATTTTGGACTGTCAAAACTGTTCCCAAATGATGTCACACACGTCTCCACGGCTCCACAAGGAACCCCGGGCTATGTGGATCCGGAATATCATCAGTGCTACAGGCTTACAAGCAAGAGTGATGTTTACAGTTTTGGGGTTGTGCTTGTTGAGCTGATATCATCTATGCCGGCAGTTGATATGAGTAGAGATAAGGAGGAGATAAACTTAGCAAATCTAGCCATAAGGAAGATTCAAAAAAGTGCAATCAGTGAACTGGTGGATCCTTCCCTTGGTTTTGAGTCAGATAGTGACGTTAAAAGAAAAATAGTTTCAATAGCAGAACTGGCTTTTCAGTGTTTGCAATGGGATAAGGAATTGAGGCCTTCCATGAATGAGGTTTTGGAGGCACTGAGAAGAATTGATAGTGGGAGTGCGACGGATGAGTTTAGATATTTAGAGGAAGCAATAGCTCATGGAGCAGAGATATCATGTATCAATGTACATTCACTGTCACCGTCTTCATCCAACCATAATGAGGTGAAATTGTCGAAGAATAAAAAGTTAACACCTTGTCCTAAGGGTGTGACAGATAAATGGAATAGTGATTCCACTACTCCTTATGTTAGTGCTCAATCGGCAAGCCAAATGTAA
- the LOC131634159 gene encoding LEAF RUST 10 DISEASE-RESISTANCE LOCUS RECEPTOR-LIKE PROTEIN KINASE-like 1.1, whose translation MASVYVVVVHHRFLMLSHLTVLLLLVLTIKGNGHSDDCPKSFDCGNLGFIGYPFTRVGFPNCGALAIQGCDDPNKSAMKTIQLTKGGKPFQVTKIENSWSRGNPISIIDQNFKNLLMKNACEVYSHVNITLPPPSFFGTFYLKDNITAFKCNRTKKFVTNPPTNFFKNSSCLNFDFYFGDSIYDGESNRSFTSCSLFHLPVIGLGFALSGNPYPLLAHEITFQFQPSEECERCHHDTKRHCRAHNNGQIYCPGKGSNWKLRFLLGVGVGLCIIIIVGLFLTLWYFKRKYGLTHIQHQLSNNISADFHPNREMESNKLFFGVSVFSYEELRQATNNFDRSRKLGDGGFGTVYYGKIKDGREVAVKHLFEHNYRRVEQFVNEIEVLARLHHRNLVSLYGCTSRYSRELLLVYEYIPNGTVASHLHGNLARAGLLTWPIRMQIAIETASALAYLHASDIIHRDVKTNNILLDVNFSVKVADFGLSRLFPNNVSHVSTGPQGSPGYLDPEYLQLYKLSVKSDVYSFGVVLIELISSMTAIDSAREKEEINLANLAAKKIRKGAIGELVDPSLGFESDSEVKRMITSVAELAFQCVLGDMELRPSMDQVLQELKKIDGGNFEFDHVEKVHDYAGSSQSGEVNSPIVGTSINQKQEGSTSPKSLTEKWECDSTTTNVSG comes from the exons ATGGCTTCAGTTTATGTAGTAGTAGTACATCATAGGTTCCTTATGTTGTCTCATTTAACTGTGCTACTGCTACTTGTCTTAACTATCAAAGGAAATGGACACAGTGATGATTGTCCAAAGTCATTTGATTGTGGAAATCTTGGGTTTATTGGCTACCCTTTTACCAGGGTTGGATTCCCAAACTGTGGTGCATTGGCAATTCAAGGTTGTGATGATCCCAACAAAAGTGCAATGAAGACCATCCAATTAACCAAAGGAGGAAAACCCTTTCAAGTTACAAAAATTGAAAATAGCTGGTCCAGGGGTAACCCTATTTCCATTATTGACCAGAATTTTAAAAACCTTTTGATGAAAAATGCTTGTGAAGTCTACAGCCATGTTAATATTACCCTCCCTCCTCCTTCTTTTTTCGGAACTTTTTATTTGAAAGACAATATAACTGCTTTCAAATGCAACCGTACCAAAAAATTTGTCACCAACCCTCCAACCAATTTCTTCAAAAATAGTTCTTGTCTGAACTTTGATTTTTATTTCGGTGATTCAATATATGATGGTGAGTCTAATCGCTCTTTCACGTCATGCTCGTTGTTTCATCTTCCTGTCATCGGATTAGGCTTTGCACTTTCAGGTAACCCGTATCCGTTATTAGCTCATGAAATCACCTTTCAGTTTCAACCTTCTGAAGAGTGCGAACGGTGTCACCATGATACAAAACGTCACTGTCGTGCTCACAACAACGGACAAATTTATTGCCCCGG GAAGGGTTCAAATTGGAAGCTACGATTTCTCTTAG GAGTTGGTGTTGGACTATGCATCATCATTATAGTTGGATTGTTCCTCACATTATGGTACTTCAAACGGAAATATGGTCTTACTCACATCCAGCACCAACTAAGCAACAACATTTCTGCTGATTTCCATCCAAATCGTGAAATGGAGTCAAACAAGCTCTTCTTTGGGGTATCTGTCTTCTCGTATGAAGAGCTTCGACAAGCAACAAACAATTTTGACCGCAGTAGAAAGCTAGGAGATGGAGGTTTTGGCACTGTTTACTATG GTAAAATCAAAGATGGAAGGGAAGTTGCTGTCAAACACTTATTTGAGCATAATTACAGGAGAGTAGAACAGTTTGTGAATGAAATCGAAGTACTCGCTCGCCTGCACCATAGGAACCTTGTGTCCCTCTATGGCTGCACTTCACGTTACAGCCGTGAACTACTCCTTGTATATGAATACATTCCAAATGGAACCGTCGCTAGCCATCTCCATGGTAATTTAGCTAGGGCCGGTTTGTTGACATGGCCTATTCGAATGCAAATTGCAATAGAAACTGCTTCTGCATTGGCTTATCTACACGCTTCCGACATCATTCACCGTGATGTCAAAACCAACAACATTCTACTTGACGTTAACTTTTCTGTTAAGGTAGCTGATTTTGGACTATCGAGGTTGTTTCCGAACAATGTCAGCCATGTTTCAACAGGTCCACAAGGAAGTCCGGGTTATCTAGACCCTGAATATCTCCAACTCTACAAGCTCTCAGTGAAGAGTGATGTTTATAGTTTTGGCGTTGTGCTCATCGAGCTAATATCGTCTATGACAGCAATTGATTCTGCTAGAGAAAAAGAGGAAATTAACTTGGCGAATCTAGCAGCTAAGAAGATAAGAAAAGGAGCAATTGGGGAATTGGTTGACCCATCACTTGGTTTTGAATCAGATAGTGAAGTTAAAAGGATGATAACTTCAGTGGCAGAATTGGCTTTTCAGTGTGTGCTTGGAGACATGGAATTAAGACCTTCCATGGATCAAGTTTTGCAAGAACTCAAGAAAATTGATGGTGGGAATTTTGAGTTTGATCATGTAGAGAAAGTACATGATTATGCTGGCTCCTCGCAGTCTGGAGAAGTAAATTCACCAATAGTTGGAACTTCTATCAATCAAAAGCAAGAAGGATCAACTTCACCAAAGTCATTGACTGAGAAATGGGAATGTGACTCTACTACAACCAATGTTAGTGGTTAA